One Rosa chinensis cultivar Old Blush chromosome 3, RchiOBHm-V2, whole genome shotgun sequence DNA window includes the following coding sequences:
- the LOC112195385 gene encoding thioredoxin H9 isoform X1, which produces MCYSLLWDTGIRFYCVPCITSLALNIKMGACASKSKTMGDDESEHTVEFTGGNVHLITTIEKWDQKLAEAKTDGKVVIANFSATWCGPCKQIAPLYRELSEQYTSLMFLVIDVDELTDFSTSWDIKATPTFFFLQDGQQVDKLVGANKPELQKKIVAIVDSAPCKK; this is translated from the exons ATGTGTTATTCGCTGCTATGGGATACTGGGATTAGATTCTATTG TGTGCCGTGTATCACTAGTTTGGCGTTGAACATCAAGATGGGAGCTTGCGCGTCCAAG TCTAAAACTATGGGAGATGACGAGTCTGAACATACTGTTGAGTTTACTGGTGGGAATGTGCACCTCATCACCACCATAGAAAAGTGGGATCAAAAGTTGGCCGAAGCAAAGACAGATGGCAAAGTT GTGATTGCAAACTTCAGTGCAACATGGTGTGGTCCGTGCAAACAGATTGCACCATTATATCGCGAGTTATCTGAGCAATACACTTCTTTAATGTTCCTTGTGATCGACGTTGATGAACTTACT GATTTCAGTACTTCATGGGATATCAAAGCCACTCcaactttcttcttcctccaagaTGGTCAGCAAGTTGACAAGCTTGTCGGAGCCAACAAGCCAGAGTTGCAGAAGAAGATAGTTGCCATTGTAGATTCAGCCCCTTGTAAGAAATGA
- the LOC112195385 gene encoding thioredoxin H9 isoform X2 yields MGACASKSKTMGDDESEHTVEFTGGNVHLITTIEKWDQKLAEAKTDGKVVIANFSATWCGPCKQIAPLYRELSEQYTSLMFLVIDVDELTDFSTSWDIKATPTFFFLQDGQQVDKLVGANKPELQKKIVAIVDSAPCKK; encoded by the exons ATGGGAGCTTGCGCGTCCAAG TCTAAAACTATGGGAGATGACGAGTCTGAACATACTGTTGAGTTTACTGGTGGGAATGTGCACCTCATCACCACCATAGAAAAGTGGGATCAAAAGTTGGCCGAAGCAAAGACAGATGGCAAAGTT GTGATTGCAAACTTCAGTGCAACATGGTGTGGTCCGTGCAAACAGATTGCACCATTATATCGCGAGTTATCTGAGCAATACACTTCTTTAATGTTCCTTGTGATCGACGTTGATGAACTTACT GATTTCAGTACTTCATGGGATATCAAAGCCACTCcaactttcttcttcctccaagaTGGTCAGCAAGTTGACAAGCTTGTCGGAGCCAACAAGCCAGAGTTGCAGAAGAAGATAGTTGCCATTGTAGATTCAGCCCCTTGTAAGAAATGA